From the genome of Silurus meridionalis isolate SWU-2019-XX chromosome 12, ASM1480568v1, whole genome shotgun sequence, one region includes:
- the LOC124394966 gene encoding uncharacterized protein LOC124394966 isoform X3 has product MTFSQRCPLKHFHSDATHTFPQRCHSYIFTAMPTQTFPQRCPLIHFHSYAHSYISTAMPTQTFPQLCPLIHFHSNAHSYISTAMPTHTFPQRCHSYISTAMPLVHFHSYATRTFPQRCPLIHFHRDAHSYISTAKPLIHFHSDAHSYISTAKPLIHFHSNAHSYICTAMPLIHFHSKATQTFPQRCPLIHFHSDAHSYISTAKTLIHFHSEATHTFPQRCPLIHFHSEATHTFPQRCPLIHFHSDAHSYISTAMPTHTFPQRCHSYISTAMPTHTFPQRCHSYISTAMPTHTFPQRSHSNVPRKPFYKL; this is encoded by the exons ATGACATTTTCACAGCGATGCCCACTCAAACATTTCCACAGCGATGCCACTCATACATTTCCACAGCGATGCCACTCATACATTTTCACAGCGATGCCCACTCAAACATTTCCACAGCGATGCCCACTCATACATTTCCACAGCTATGCCCACTCATAC ATTTCCACAGCTATGCCCACTCAAACATTTCCACAGCTATGCCCACTCATACATTTCCACAGCAATGCCCACTCATACATTTCCACAGCTATGCCCACTCATACATTTCCACAGCGATGCCACTCGTACATTTCCACAGCGATGCCACTCGTACATTTCCACAGCTATGCCACTCGTACATTTCCACAGCGATGCCCACTAATACATTTCCACAGGGATGCCCACTCATACATTTCCACAGCAAAGCCACTCATACATTTTCACAGCGATGCCCACTCATACATTTCCACAGCAAAGCCACTCATACATTTCCACAGCAATGCCCACTCATACATTTGCACAGCAATGCCACTCATACATTTCCACAGCAAAGCCACTCAAACATTTCCACAGCGATGCCCACTCATACATTTTCACAGCGATGCCCACTCATACATTTCCACAGCGAAGACACTCATACATTTCCACAGCGAAGCCACTCATACATTTCCACAGCGATGCCCACTCATACATTTCCACAGCGAAGCCACTCATACATTTCCACAGCGATGCCCACTCATACATTTCCACAGCGATGCCCACTCATACATTTCCACAGCGATGCCCACTCATACATTTCCACAGCGATGCCACTCGTACATTTCCACAGCGATGCCCACTCATACATTTCCACAGCGATGCCACTCATACATTTCCACAGCTATGCCCACTCATACATTTCCACAGCGAAGCCACTCAAACGTTCCCCGTAAACCGTTTTATAAACTATAA
- the LOC124394966 gene encoding mucin-3A-like isoform X2 — protein sequence MPTQTFPQRCHSYISTAMPLIHFHSDAHSNISTAMPTHTFPQLCPLIHFHSDAHSYISTAMPTHTFPQLCPLVHFHSDATHTFPQLCPLVHFHSNAHSYISTAMPTHTFPQQCPLIHFHSYAHSYISTAMPLVHFHSDATRTFPQLCHSYISTAMPTNTFPQGCPLIHFHSKATHTFSQRCPLIHFHSKATHTFPQQCPLIHLHSNATHTFPQQSHSNISTAMPTHTFSQRCPLIHFHSEDTHTFPQRSHSYISTAMPTHTFPQRSHSYISTAMPTHTFPQRCPLIHFHSDAHSYISTAMPLVHFHSDAHSYISTAMPLIHFHSYAHSYISTAKPLKRSP from the exons ATGCCCACTCAAACATTTCCACAGCGATGCCACTCATACATTTCCACAGCGATGCCACTCATACATTTTCACAGCGATGCCCACTCAAACATTTCCACAGCGATGCCCACTCATACATTTCCACAGCTATGCCCACTCATACATTTCCACAGCGATGCCCACTCATACATTTCCACAGCGATGCCCACTCATACATTTCCACAGCTATGCCCACTCGTACATTTCCACAGCGATGCCACTCATACATTTCCACAGCTATGCCCACTCGTACATTTCCACAGCAATGCCCACTCGTAC ATTTCCACAGCTATGCCCACTCATACATTTCCACAGCAATGCCCACTCATACATTTCCACAGCTATGCCCACTCATACATTTCCACAGCGATGCCACTCGTACATTTCCACAGCGATGCCACTCGTACATTTCCACAGCTATGCCACTCGTACATTTCCACAGCGATGCCCACTAATACATTTCCACAGGGATGCCCACTCATACATTTCCACAGCAAAGCCACTCATACATTTTCACAGCGATGCCCACTCATACATTTCCACAGCAAAGCCACTCATACATTTCCACAGCAATGCCCACTCATACATTTGCACAGCAATGCCACTCATACATTTCCACAGCAAAGCCACTCAAACATTTCCACAGCGATGCCCACTCATACATTTTCACAGCGATGCCCACTCATACATTTCCACAGCGAAGACACTCATACATTTCCACAGCGAAGCCACTCATACATTTCCACAGCGATGCCCACTCATACATTTCCACAGCGAAGCCACTCATACATTTCCACAGCGATGCCCACTCATACATTTCCACAGCGATGCCCACTCATACATTTCCACAGCGATGCCCACTCATACATTTCCACAGCGATGCCACTCGTACATTTCCACAGCGATGCCCACTCATACATTTCCACAGCGATGCCACTCATACATTTCCACAGCTATGCCCACTCATACATTTCCACAGCGAAGCCACTCAAACGTTCCCCGTAA
- the LOC124394966 gene encoding uncharacterized protein LOC124394966 isoform X4, with protein MPLIHFHSDATHTFSQRCPLKHFHSDAHSYISTAMPTHTFPQRCPLIHFHSDAHSYISTAMPTRTFPQRCHSYISTAMPTRTFPQQCPLVHFHSYAHSNISTAMPTHTFPQQCPLIHFHSYAHSYISTAMPLVHFHSDATRTFPQLCHSYISTAMPTNTFPQGCPLIHFHSKATHTFSQRCPLIHFHSKATHTFPQQCPLIHLHSNATHTFPQQSHSNISTAMPTHTFSQRCPLIHFHSEDTHTFPQRSHSYISTAMPTHTFPQRSHSYISTAMPTHTFPQRCPLIHFHSYAHSYISTAKPLKRSP; from the exons ATGCCACTCATACATTTCCACAGCGATGCCACTCATACATTTTCACAGCGATGCCCACTCAAACATTTCCACAGCGATGCCCACTCATACATTTCCACAGCTATGCCCACTCATACATTTCCACAGCGATGCCCACTCATACATTTCCACAGCGATGCCCACTCATACATTTCCACAGCTATGCCCACTCGTACATTTCCACAGCGATGCCACTCATACATTTCCACAGCTATGCCCACTCGTACATTTCCACAGCAATGCCCACTCGTAC ATTTCCACAGCTATGCCCACTCAAACATTTCCACAGCTATGCCCACTCATACATTTCCACAGCAATGCCCACTCATACATTTCCACAGCTATGCCCACTCATACATTTCCACAGCGATGCCACTCGTACATTTCCACAGCGATGCCACTCGTACATTTCCACAGCTATGCCACTCGTACATTTCCACAGCGATGCCCACTAATACATTTCCACAGGGATGCCCACTCATACATTTCCACAGCAAAGCCACTCATACATTTTCACAGCGATGCCCACTCATACATTTCCACAGCAAAGCCACTCATACATTTCCACAGCAATGCCCACTCATACATTTGCACAGCAATGCCACTCATACATTTCCACAGCAAAGCCACTCAAACATTTCCACAGCGATGCCCACTCATACATTTTCACAGCGATGCCCACTCATACATTTCCACAGCGAAGACACTCATACATTTCCACAGCGAAGCCACTCATACATTTCCACAGCGATGCCCACTCATACATTTCCACAGCGAAGCCACTCATACATTTCCACAGCGATGCCCACTCATACATTTCCACAGCGATGCCCACTCATAC ATTTCCACAGCTATGCCCACTCATACATTTCCACAGCGAAGCCACTCAAACGTTCCCCGTAA
- the LOC124394966 gene encoding mucin-3A-like isoform X1 → MPLIHFHSDATHTFSQRCPLKHFHSDAHSYISTAMPTHTFPQRCPLIHFHSDAHSYISTAMPTRTFPQRCHSYISTAMPTRTFPQQCPLVHFHSYAHSNISTAMPTHTFPQQCPLIHFHSYAHSYISTAMPLVHFHSDATRTFPQLCHSYISTAMPTNTFPQGCPLIHFHSKATHTFSQRCPLIHFHSKATHTFPQQCPLIHLHSNATHTFPQQSHSNISTAMPTHTFSQRCPLIHFHSEDTHTFPQRSHSYISTAMPTHTFPQRSHSYISTAMPTHTFPQRCPLIHFHSDAHSYISTAMPLVHFHSDAHSYISTAMPLIHFHSYAHSYISTAKPLKRSP, encoded by the exons ATGCCACTCATACATTTCCACAGCGATGCCACTCATACATTTTCACAGCGATGCCCACTCAAACATTTCCACAGCGATGCCCACTCATACATTTCCACAGCTATGCCCACTCATACATTTCCACAGCGATGCCCACTCATACATTTCCACAGCGATGCCCACTCATACATTTCCACAGCTATGCCCACTCGTACATTTCCACAGCGATGCCACTCATACATTTCCACAGCTATGCCCACTCGTACATTTCCACAGCAATGCCCACTCGTAC ATTTCCACAGCTATGCCCACTCAAACATTTCCACAGCTATGCCCACTCATACATTTCCACAGCAATGCCCACTCATACATTTCCACAGCTATGCCCACTCATACATTTCCACAGCGATGCCACTCGTACATTTCCACAGCGATGCCACTCGTACATTTCCACAGCTATGCCACTCGTACATTTCCACAGCGATGCCCACTAATACATTTCCACAGGGATGCCCACTCATACATTTCCACAGCAAAGCCACTCATACATTTTCACAGCGATGCCCACTCATACATTTCCACAGCAAAGCCACTCATACATTTCCACAGCAATGCCCACTCATACATTTGCACAGCAATGCCACTCATACATTTCCACAGCAAAGCCACTCAAACATTTCCACAGCGATGCCCACTCATACATTTTCACAGCGATGCCCACTCATACATTTCCACAGCGAAGACACTCATACATTTCCACAGCGAAGCCACTCATACATTTCCACAGCGATGCCCACTCATACATTTCCACAGCGAAGCCACTCATACATTTCCACAGCGATGCCCACTCATACATTTCCACAGCGATGCCCACTCATACATTTCCACAGCGATGCCCACTCATACATTTCCACAGCGATGCCACTCGTACATTTCCACAGCGATGCCCACTCATACATTTCCACAGCGATGCCACTCATACATTTCCACAGCTATGCCCACTCATACATTTCCACAGCGAAGCCACTCAAACGTTCCCCGTAA